Proteins encoded within one genomic window of Hevea brasiliensis isolate MT/VB/25A 57/8 chromosome 8, ASM3005281v1, whole genome shotgun sequence:
- the LOC110653569 gene encoding uncharacterized protein LOC110653569 codes for MRRGYYLKNPIAFVGVVVSVCCLLVIMISFLRLPVPEVSIGNKVMKPYKTVNSRKVFKDERIGKFGEMMIKMLPEELAFTVFIPSEKSFERDLRLRVNDSLLAEKRNDTYAVVSRVLGFSAMPRTLSSDTVSSSKEVIYDSLSGFTLYISKDAAGMLVVNRIRSERVDVRRGEIIVHIMDGVIMDADFEQSVQPDDNEED; via the coding sequence ATGAGGAGAGGCTACTATTTGAAGAATCCAATTGCTTTTGTTGGTGTTGTGGTTTCTGTTTGTTGCCTTTTGGTAATCATGATTTCATTTCTTAGACTTCCTGTCCCTGAGGTATCAATAGGAAATAAAGTGATGAAACCTTACAAGACCGTTAATAGCAGGAAAGTTTTCAAGGATGAACGGATAGGAAAGTTTGGTGAGATGATGATTAAAATGTTGCCGGAAGAACTTGCTTTTACAGTCTTTATCCCTTCGGAGAAATCTTTCGAGCGTGATTTGAGGCTACGGGTGAATGATAGTTTGCTAGCAGAGAAGAGGAATGATACATATGCAGTGGTTTCTCGAGTATTGGGTTTCTCAGCTATGCCTCGAACTCTCTCTTCAGATACAGTATCCTCTAGTAAAGAGGTCATTTATGATTCATTATCTGGGTTTACATTATACATTTCGAAGGATGCAGCTGGAATGCTGGTGGTTAATAGAATTCGATCGGAAAGAGTAGATGTTAGAAGAGGCGAGATCATTGTACACATCATGGATGGGGTAATTATGGATGCTGACTTTGAACAGTCAGTTCAGCCTGATGATAATGAAGAAGATTAA
- the LOC110653564 gene encoding formin-like protein 3, translated as MASSRPPPPKSLDLELTIVSAKHLKNVNWKNGDLKAYAVFWVDPDRRLATKSDDSGSTRPVWNERFTLPLFLPPQDSYLTLEIFHSKPSETPKPLVGTLRVPLKDLPDPDDSSRIRTFELTLPSGRPQGKIRIKLGFRERPLPPPPPPPGLDYHHIAPPQNYYYNTASIPPPPAPRDYRYGPTMPPPPSLSPPPPPPQYPSYHDGYPPSPYYSGYYSSAPAPPRPIFDRTGSYGGPSAPVEYSLYDQRQKGGGKMGFGTGLAVGAVAGALGGLALEEGLKYEEEKIAERVENDLTGRDDYSDYRADY; from the coding sequence ATGGCCTCTTCTCGTCCGCCACCGCCGAAGTCTCTCGATCTAGAGCTCACCATAGTCTCCGCCAAGCACCTCAAGAACGTTAACTGGAAAAACGGTGACCTCAAGGCCTACGCTGTCTTCTGGGTCGATCCCGACCGGAGGCTCGCTACCAAGTCCGATGACTCCGGTTCTACTCGACCCGTTTGGAATGAGCGCTTCACTCTCCCTCTTTTTCTCCCTCCCCAGGATTCTTATCTCACCCTCGAGATCTTCCACTCCAAACCCAGCGAAACTCCCAAACCCCTCGTCGGCACCCTCCGTGTACCGTTGAAGGACCTGCCTGACCCAGATGACTCGTCCCGAATTCGAACTTTTGAGCTGACCCTCCCCTCAGGTCGTCCTCAGGGTAAGATCAGGATAAAGCTTGGGTTCCGTGAACGACCGTTGCCACCACCGCCGCCGCCTCCGGGTCTTGATTATCACCATATTGCCCCTCCACAAAATTATTATTACAACACTGCATCTATTCCTCCTCCTCCCGCGCCGCGTGATTACAGGTATGGGCCTACAATGCCGCCGCCCCCGTCGCTGTCACCTCCACCTCCGCCTCCTCAATACCCATCCTATCACGATGGTTACCCTCCATCTCCTTATTACTCCGGATATTACTCCTCGGCCCCAGCCCCGCCAAGGCCCATCTTTGATCGGACGGGCAGTTACGGTGGGCCCTCTGCGCCCGTTGAGTATTCACTGTACGATCAGAGACAGAAAGGAGGAGGAAAGATGGGGTTTGGTACGGGATTGGCTGTGGGCGCGGTTGCTGGGGCTCTGGGTGGACTGGCATTGGAAGAAGGATTGAAATACGAAGAGGAGAAGATCGCAGAGAGGGTTGAGAATGACCTTACTGGGCGTGATGATTATAGTGATTATCGCGCGGATTATTGA